The DNA segment AGACGGTAAAAAAGTCTCCAATTCGGAAAGTATTTTCAGTTTGATTTCCGGCTTTAATCATATTCACTAAATCAGTGTTACTGGTTCCTGATTTAATTCGATAACGACCTGCCCGAAAAAAACGGGACATATTTTTACTTGTTGCCACTTCAGCAAACTGTTCCTTATTCTTGATATAAGGAGTAATCGAGTCTAATATAGAATTGAAATTTGCAGAGTGCGGAATAAGCACATAACCTTCTTTGGTTACATTGTTTCCGTAATATTTCTTATAATATTGATATCCAAAAAAACTTCCGATTGCAAAAATCAGAAATACAATGATCGAAATAATCCCAACGTTTATTTTCATAAATTCAATTGATATACCTTATATATTAATTTTGCCTTTAAATACCTGCTTTGCCGGACCTTCTAACCAAATGTTTTTAAAGCCTGCTCCGTCCTGTTCAGCATAAACTTTTAAATTTCCACCCAGAACTTTTACTTTTACAGAAGATTGGTTTTTATCTTTTAGAAAAACCAATGCTGATGCAGTTGCACCGGTTCCACAACTGAAAGTTTCATCTTCCACTCCTCTTTCGTAAGTTCGAATGAAGATCTCATCTTCATAAATTTTTTCCACGAAATTCACATTGATTCCTTCTTGACAATAAGACGCAGAATTTCTAATTATGTTACCATTTTCGTAAACTTTATAATTCTTTAACTTTTCTACGAAGGTTACATAGTGTGGAGAACCTGTATTTAACTCGAAATTTCCGTCAATTCTTTTAATTGATTCTACATCAATCATCTTTAATTTTATTACACCATTTTGAATTTCTGCTTCGTGTAGACCGTCAATCGCGATAAAAGTGACGTGGCCTTCGAATAGGTCGAGGAAATGAGCAAAGGCAACAATGCATCTTCCACCGTTTCCGCACATCGTACTTTCATTACCATCAGAATTGTAATAAACCATTTTAAAATTTGCAGAAGCATCATTTTCTAATAAAATCAATCCATCACCACCGATGCCAAAACGTCGGTCACATATTTTTTCTATAATTTGCTGATCTTTAGGAAACTGTAAATCCCGGTTATCGATCATTACGAAATCATTTCCTGTTCCTTGGTACTTAAAAAATTCGATGGTATTTTGCATAAAATAAAAGGTATTTACCCTCATGATTTTGGGACTGCAAAGATACTTAAAACTTTATCAATCAAAGAGAAAGTGAACATTGATAAAATTAGTTAATGTGCTTTCCTTGACTTGTTTTCTTCCATTCAAAATATCCGACAAATGCCATTGCAGTGAAAACGAAAAATTGAAGAGAGGTTATCCCTAAACCTTTGTAAATCATCATCGGGATACATATTAAATCACCTACGATCCAAAAGATCCAGTTTTCGATTTTCCTTTTTGCCATCAACCACATTCCCACCAAGAATATTGCGGTTGTAAGGACATCTAACCAATTTGCCCAATCCAAATGATACAATCCAAGTTGAACATTTTCCATTGAAAAATGATTATCAATAAAAGGTTTGTAATAATAAACGATGGTTACTAATAGTAAGCTGATCAGGAATAAAGCGGTTGCGAAAACCCATTCCTTGTTTGTTGCCCAAGAAACCTCAACATGAATATGATCCTTAGAACTTCTTGACCACAAAATCCATCCGTAAATACTCATCACCGTGTAGTAAAAATTAATCATCATGTCCCCAAGCAATCCAAATTTATAGAGGATATAGACATATAAAACAGTAGAAATAATTCCGGTAGGATAGACCCAAATATTTTTTCGAATTGAAAAAAATACACTTAATAAACCAAAAATAGTTGCGGTTATTTCGAGTGCTATTTGATAACCGTCATAAGACTCGTAAGGTTGTAAAAACAGATCGTAAAAATTCATGGTCTCAAAGATAAGAATTTCAGTAAATAAATTGAGGTGGGAAAGATGTGGGTATGCGGTCTCTAACGTAAATGAGACCCAATGAATATGGTTTGATTATTTCCAGAGTAAGAGTTTCAACTCGGAAGCTTCAGAATTTTACTGAAATAGTAGTAATAATTCAGTCAGGTGGAGAACATCTTATAGATATTACAGAAGCTCAATTTTATTTCGGGACAGAATAAGTAATTTCTCTTTTTCCATTTGTTTTAAAACGCGACTCGCAGCTTCTCGGGTAATTCCAAGTTCATCTGCCAATTGCTGATGGGTTACTGAAATTTCTTTTGAGTTGTAAAGCTGCGTTTTCTGTTTGATTAAATGCAAAAGGCGAGTGTCAATTTTTTGAAAAGCCACAGAATTCACAATATGAAGTAATTCTTCAAAACGTTTTTGATAAAGATTAAAAATAAAATCTGTCCAGTCTGGATATTTTTTTACCCAATCTTTAGCCTTATCTGCAGGAATCATCATCAATTCTGCATCTTCCTCTACAAGTGCTTTGATTGTAGAAGTTTCATTTTTCATTCCGGCAAGTATCGAAACAATGCAGCTTTCACCAGGAGTTAAGTAATAGAGTAGAATTTCGCGTCCATCATTTTCGGTACGAAATACTTTAATGCTTCCCGAAATTACCACAGGGATATTTTTGATATATGAATCCATATTGATAATGGTTTCACCGGCAGAAAAATGTTTAAGATTGCCAGAATCTTGAATCTCTTTAACCAAGTCTGCCTGGAAAATTTCTGTTAAAATCATGGCTTAAAGTTAAAGAATATTTAGTTCGAAAAAATTTCATAATTTTAAACAGGTAACTTTAGAAGTAGTTTTTTTTCTTTTTTTAAGGTTTTCCAACTTCCATATGGATATCAATGTTTTATCTGTTATCAAACAATTTTTCAAAAAGAAATTGGTGAATTATAGTTAATAATTACTAATTTTTTATATTTTTGGAAATCTTAAACAAATATAACATGTCAAATCTTTGGAAAACTAAATCTCTTGCCCAACTTCTGCAAACTGCGGATGAGTCGGAAAAGGGATTAAAAAGAACACTGAGTGCAGCGTCACTGGTGGCTTTAGGAATTGGAGCAATTATCGGAGCCGGCTTATTCTCACTAACAGGAATTGCGTCTGCAGAAAATGCAGGACCTGCTGTGGTGTACTCTTTTATATTAGCAGCTCTTGGTTGTGCCTTTGCGGGTTTATGTTATGCAGAATTTGCATCAATGATCCCTGTGGCAGGTAGTGCATATACTTATTCTTATGCTACCATGGGAGAATTTATGGCTTGGATTATTGGATGGGATTTGGTTTTAGAATATGCTCTTGGAGCAGCTACAGTTGCGGCTTCATGGTCACAATACGTCGCGAAGTTTATGTTGACCTTCGGGGTCACATTGCCAAATTCTTTGTTACATGGTCCTTGGGATGAAACCCCAGGTTATTTAAATTTACCAGCGATTATCATTATCTGTCTGCTTTCTTTACTTCTAATCAAAGGAACTAAGGAATCAGCATTGATCAATAATATTTTAGTAATTCTAAAAGTAACAGTTGTATTAGTATTTATCGCACTTGGATGGGGTTTTATTAATCCGGCGAATCATGATCCATTTATCCCGATTAACCAAGGAGAAGTGCTTATGTCTCAAGGTAAGATGGGCTTCTTTGAGTTTTTCCATAGTGATTATTTCGGTAAATATGGATGGAGCGGTATCTTAAGAGGAGCTGGGGTTGTATTCTTTGCTTTTATTGGATTTGATGCGGTAAGTACTGCAGCACAGGAAGCAAAAAACCCACAGAAAGGCATGCCAATCGGAATTATTGGATCTCTAATTATCTGTACCGTTTTATATGTATTGTTCTCTTATGTATTGACAGGATTAGAAAATTATGTAAACTTCAAAGGGGATGCGAGTCCAGTAACGACCGCATTCGCTAAGACAGGATATACGTTCTTAAATGCAGCCCTAACAATTGCTATTATCGCAGGATATACTTCTGTAATGTTGGTGATGTTGATGGGACAGAGTAGAGTATTCTATAGCATGAGTGTTGATGGATTATTGCCGAAGTTCTTCAGTGATCTGCATTCAAAAAGTAGTACGCCGTGGAAAACTAATGTAGTTTTTATGATTTTCGTAAGTTTATTTGCTGGTTTTGTACCCGTATCAGACTTAGGACACATGGTAAGTATTGGTACTTTGTTCGCATTCTCACTTGTATGTATCGGAATTATTGTCATGAGAAAAACGAATCCAGATGCCGTTCGTGGTTTCCGCGTTCCTTTAGTGCCATTTCTGCCAATTCTAGGTGTGGTCATCTGTGTAGCATTGATGGCTGGTTTACCAATAGAAAGTTGGGAGCGACTGGGGATTTGGTTAGCCTTAGGGTTGATAATTTATTTCCTCTACGGTCAGAAAAATTCAAAAATTAATGATACTCATTAAAAAATATAATCCCATCTTTATAAGGTGGGATTTTTAATATCCTTAAAGCTTATGAATAAGATCTTGTTAGTGCTATTTTCAGCAATGAGTTTAGGTGTTTTTGCGCAGAATGTCAGTTTTTCTACTTTATTAAAAGATGATATTTCAATTCGTGCCTTACAAATTAATGATGGTAAAGTTTGGTATACCGGAACCGATTCTAAATTTGGCTACGTGAATATAAATGATTCTACAGAGAAGAAGCAGTTGATACTATCTGACAAGAAGTTTCAATTTAGAACTCTCGCTCAGACTAGGACTGCTTTTTATACGGTCAATATTGAAAGTCCTGCTTATTTCTTTAAGATTAATAAAAAAGATTTAAGTTCTAGGATAATTGCTGCAGATACTGTAAAAACTGCTTTTTTCGATGCTTTTATTTTTGATCAAAAGAACCGCGGACTGGCGGTAAGTGATCCATATAAGGATGGCAAAGCTCATTTTAAATTGTTCTTCAATTCAAAGGTTCCAGTGCACTCATACCCATCTTATCTTCCAGGAGAAGCGCACTTTGCAGCCAGCAATTCTAACATTGCGATGAAAGGGAACAATATCTGGATTGCTAGCGGTGGTACCCATGCCCGTATTTTTAAAAATAACTTAAAAAAGCCTAACATATGGAACGTTTATAAAACTCCATTTATCCAAGGAACATCTTCCCAAGGGATTTATTCCATTGATTTTTACAATGATCAATTTGGTATTGCAGTCGGCGGCGATTATACCAAACAAGAAGAAAACATCAATAATATCGCCACAACAAATGATGGTGGAAAAACCTGGGAGATTCAAGCTTCCGGAACAAATGGTGGTTACAAAACCTGCGTAAAAATCAGACCTAAATCGAAAGGCAAAGATATTGTCGCAGTTGGTGATCAGAACATAGAATTTTCCAGTGATTACGGAAAAACGTGGAAAATTATTTCTGAAGAGAAAGGGCTATATGTTTGCGAATGGGTTGATGCCAACACCCTTGTTTTCGCTGGAAAAAATAGAATTATAAAGATGAAGTTGAATGAACAATGAATAAAAATGCCGCACTTCAATATATCAAATCCAACAATCATATCGGAATAAAAGCAGGAACAGAAAGGAATTCCTTCTTACAAATCTGGATGGTCATTTGTTGATGACAGGATTTTTGCTCGTTCTTGGGGTTTTGCAGAGAGAAGTTGGTACAATACTTTCCTAAATAATCCTTTTGGTGAAATACAGGGCGGTGATGCTATCTTTAAAATTAAAGCAGAGATTCCCGAAAAGGAAAATGGCTTGATGGAGAAAATTAATAATGCCTACTTGTCTAAATATACGTCCACAGAACACAATAAAAAATATGCAGAAGGAATTATTGAAGAAGATCATATTGAGAAAACAATGGAATTTATCATTTTGTAGAACTGAATTCTCAATATTGTGTCGATTTTCTTTGGATAAATTAAAAATTACGGAAATCTTCAACCATCAAATTGATTTCATCGCTCCTAACTTATTTCGTATTTTTGCAATGTGAAATTTCAAAATGAATTTCAGAAATCTTTCTAAAAAAACTTACTTCGACATGAACTCTTTGATCGATAAATACAATATTCCGGGACCTCGTTATACTTCTTATCCAACTGTTCCTTTTTGGGATGATGCTAGTTTTACAAGCGAACTTTGGCAGGAATCAGTGATCCGTACTTTTAATGAAACCAATGATTCAGAAGGGATTTCGGTGTATATCCACTTACCATTTTGTGAGAAACTATGTACCTTCTGTGCATGTCACAAAAGAATTACCAAGCAGCATTCAGTAGAAACACCTTATTTAGAATCTGTTTTAAAAGAATGGGATTTATATGTCAAATTATTTGGGAGAACTCCAAAGATTAAAGAATTACATTTAGGTGGTGGTACACCAACTTTCTTCTCGCCAGAAAATTTAAAGATATTATTAGAAGGCATTTTCTCAAAAGCAGAAATTGCTGAAAATCCCGAATTCTCTTTCGAAGGTCATCCTAATAATACCACCAGAGGGCATTTGCAAACTTTATACGATCTAGGTTTTAGAAGAGCCAGTTTTGGAGTACAGGATTATGATCCACAAGTTCAGAAAGCGATCAATAGAATTCAACCTTTTGAAAATGTGAAAAATGTAACCGATATGGCCAGAGAAATTGGTTATAAAGGTGTTTCTCATGATTTAGTGTTTGGATTACCATTTCATACTTGGGAGAAAATGGAATATACCATTCGTAAAACTTTGGAACTGAAACCAGACCGTTTGGCATTTTATTCTTACGCCCATGTTCCTTGGATTAAAGGGGTTGGACAAAGAGGTTTCGATGAAAATGATTTGCCAAGTGGTGAAGAAAAAAGAAAATTATATACCAACGGAAAAAAATTATTAGAAGAGCTAGGTTATATCGAAGTTGGGATGGATCACTTTGCTTTGCCACATGACGATCTTTATCAGTCGATGGTTTCGGGAGATATTCACCGTAATTTTATGGGATATTCTTCCAGTAAAACCAAATTAATGGTAGGTTTAGGAATGTCGGCAATTTCTGATTCCTGGTATGCGTTTGCTCAAAGTAACAAAAGCGTGGAAGAATATCAGAAGATTGTAGAAGATGGAATTATTCCAGTTGTGAAAGGACATATTTTAAATCAAGAAGACTTAGTGATCAGACAACATATCCTAAATTTAATGTGCCGGTTAGAAACTTCTTGGGATCTACAAACCAGTTTTCCTGAAATTGAAAATGCCTTGGAAGCTTTAAAAGAAATGCAAACTGACGGTTTAGTTGAAATTACGGATAATAAGATAAAAATAACCGAAAAAGGTCGTGCTTTCACAAGAAATGTGGCGATGACTTTTGATTTAAGAATGATGCGAAATAAGCCCGAAACCCGGATTTTTTCGATGACGATATAATTAGGAAAGCGACTTGAGAAAGTCGCTTTTTTTATTTGCAGTTTTGTTAATACCTCTCCCTTTATCAAAGTAAGCAGAGATTTGACTATCTTTATGAGTACAAGTATTTTACAGATATTTTTAATTAGAAAAACAAATATTAAAATTTTACAATATGAAATTCTCAATTTGAAAAGTACTACCAATTATTTATCCGCTTTATTATGATTATTACAAATAGCAATCTCGATGATATTCCAGAAATTTTTAGACTTTACAGGCTGGCTACCGATTATCAAAAGCTCGCATTTCCGGGAAATATATGGCCAGAGTTTGACCTAGATTTCATTGCAACGGAAGTAATTGAGAACAGGCAGTTCAAATTAGTAATTGACAATACAATTGCCTGCATTTGGGCAATTACTTACAATGATGCAATGATCTGGGAAGAGAAGGAAAATAATGACGCAATTTACATTCACCGCATTGCAACTAACCCTAAATTTCGTGGAAATAATTTGGTCCAAATCATTTCCGATTGGGCCAAAGATTTTGGTAAAAAAGAATATAAGAAATTTATTAGAATGGATACTTGTGGACAAAATGATCGACTGATCAATCATTATAAAAACTGTGGTTTTGACTTCTTAGGAATGAAAAAATTGAAAGATTCTTATGGCTTACAGGCCCATTATCAAGATGCTGATGTTTGCTTTTTCGAGATCAAATTAGATTAATTATTCTTAAAATTGATGACTAAATATTATCATCATCCTAATCTATCATCGATCGGTTTTTTAAAAATGTTATTAAAAGATCTTGCTCATCATAATTTAATATATATGCTTTTATACTTTTTTTAGACGTAATTTTGAGTTATGAAAGAAATATTTTTTTGAAGATCAAGAAATATTTTTGTAGTGTAGTATAACTTTAATTCTCCAAGATGCTTACAATCGACAATTACCTGGATGCTCATTATATACACCGCAGCAATTGGCTCCGAGCTGCAGTTCTTGGTGCTAATGATGGGATAATTTCCGTATCCAGTCTTGCGATTGGAGTAGCAGCCGCAAGTTCTTCCTCAGAACCAATTGTCTTAGCGACGGTCGCTGCCTTAATCGCTGGAGCTTTGTCAATGGCAGCCGGAGAATACGTTTCTGTAAGCTCTCAGACCGATATCGAACTAGCGGACATCGAAAGAGAGAAGTTAGAATTATTGGAAATGCCAGAAGAAGAATTGATGATGCTAGCACAGATTTATGAGAAGAGAGGACTGAAAAAAGAAACTGCGCTGCAGGTCGCTCGAGAATTAACGGAAGTAGATGTTTTAGGTGCTCATGTTCGTGATGAATTAGGAATTACAGAAATGAGCCAAGCTAATCCTATCCAGGCTGCACTGGCTTCTGGAAGTGCGTTTACGGTTGGCGGCATTTTGCCACTTTTAGTTGTGCTTTTTGCACCGTTGAAAGGAATGGAATATTGGCTGTATGGTTTTACCATTCTGTTTCTGATTATTTTAGGCGCTTTTGCTGCAAAAACAGGAGGTTCAAAAATTTCTACTGCACTCGTCCGTATTACTATTTGGGGAACGATCGCGATGGGTCTATCTGCATTCGTTGGTTACCTATTTGGAGTAAATGTTTAATTTATACCTAATATAGTGGATTATTAAACGATAGAGTGCAAATAACATTTTTTTGTTTATCCATCTACCAAAAATTCACGTTATAAATTTTCAAAGTATTATAAAAAAGGCGTTTCCCCGGAATCGCCTTTTCTGTTTGTGAGCTACTTAAATTTTTAAACTTTTGTTTTCCTATGTGGAACTCAAAACATATTTTGAAGTCGGACGATAGTCTCCATATCGGATATTTGTAGATTTAGGTAAATCCATAATCGAAAATAGGAATATATCGAAGGAATACCTTTTTATCTTATTAATAAAATAGAAAATATTTCAATTCGATTGCCCACCATTAATCTAAATCCCCATTAAGTTCTCGGTGTAATTTGCTTTTTCTGTAGCCGTAAGAGAAGTAGATAATTAATCCAAATCCAAACCAGACCAAGAAATAAAACCAGTTATCATGAGTCATTCCTGTTAGTAAATATAAACAGGAACTTAAACCCATTAACGGAATTAAAGAAAGATTTTTTACAAAGGCCAAAACGCAAAGACCGATATTTAAAATGAGGAATACGGTCATTGAAATTCTAAATTCTCCTTCCAAAGGATCGTTCCAATTCATTAAATTATGGAAGAATGATGGTTGCCATAAGTAAAAGAAAACCACTCCTCCCAGGAATACAGCAGGAAAAATAAATCGGGCATTGATGTAAGGCATGTGGAATCTACCGGGTAGTTTTTCTTTGGATGGCAGGAGGAGAACGCCACCACAGACTAAGACAAAGGCAAAGATGGTTCCAATACTTGTAAAATCAAGAATAAATGATTTATCGGTAAAGAGGATAGGAATCCCAACGACCAGTCCTGTTATAATGGTTGCAAATGAAGGCGTTTTATATTTAGGATGAATGGTCATAAATTTCTTAGGCATTAGACCATCTCGACTCATCGCATACCAAATTCTAGGCTGACCCATTTGGAAGACCAATAAAACCGTTGTAATCGCCACAATTGCGACAAAAGAAACAGTTATTTCCATCCAGGCAACGTTTGCATTAGATTTTTCAAAGATGAAGGAAAGTGGGTCTCCAACTCCGTCAAATTTTTTGTAATCTACCATTCCGGTTAGAACCAGCGTTAAAATAATATAAATTACCGTACATAAGATCAATGATATGATCATTCCTCGCGGGAGATTCTTTTGTGGATCTTTTGTTTCTTCGGAGAGTACACTCAATGCGTCAAAACCAATGTAGGCGAAGAAAACACCCGAAACTGCGCTCATTACCCCTGCAAAGCCATTAGGCATAAAAGAAGGAACTTGAGTTTCTGGATTAATAGGCGTCCAATTATCAATATTAACATAAGCGACGCCGACTAAAATTATCAAAACAATTACCGCAAGTTTCATTAAAACCAAGGCATTATTGAAATTCTTACTTTCCCG comes from the Chryseobacterium sp. SNU WT5 genome and includes:
- a CDS encoding GNAT family N-acetyltransferase; translated protein: MIITNSNLDDIPEIFRLYRLATDYQKLAFPGNIWPEFDLDFIATEVIENRQFKLVIDNTIACIWAITYNDAMIWEEKENNDAIYIHRIATNPKFRGNNLVQIISDWAKDFGKKEYKKFIRMDTCGQNDRLINHYKNCGFDFLGMKKLKDSYGLQAHYQDADVCFFEIKLD
- a CDS encoding APC family permease gives rise to the protein MNQLFRRKQYKESDHSSGLVRVLGVWDIVFFGIAAIIGAGSFSSLGEAVFRGGPGVIILYIICGFACGFTALCYAEFASRIPTAGSAYTYAYASFGELIAWIIGWALIMEYSFGNIYVAFSWSDYFTSFMGRVGVHIPESLSCSYPEAKKAFLNGSTNKELLNAWNNAPLVGNLKIILDVPALVINGLITWLVYRGVRESKNFNNALVLMKLAVIVLIILVGVAYVNIDNWTPINPETQVPSFMPNGFAGVMSAVSGVFFAYIGFDALSVLSEETKDPQKNLPRGMIISLILCTVIYIILTLVLTGMVDYKKFDGVGDPLSFIFEKSNANVAWMEITVSFVAIVAITTVLLVFQMGQPRIWYAMSRDGLMPKKFMTIHPKYKTPSFATIITGLVVGIPILFTDKSFILDFTSIGTIFAFVLVCGGVLLLPSKEKLPGRFHMPYINARFIFPAVFLGGVVFFYLWQPSFFHNLMNWNDPLEGEFRISMTVFLILNIGLCVLAFVKNLSLIPLMGLSSCLYLLTGMTHDNWFYFLVWFGFGLIIYFSYGYRKSKLHRELNGDLD
- a CDS encoding VIT family protein; its protein translation is MLTIDNYLDAHYIHRSNWLRAAVLGANDGIISVSSLAIGVAAASSSSEPIVLATVAALIAGALSMAAGEYVSVSSQTDIELADIEREKLELLEMPEEELMMLAQIYEKRGLKKETALQVARELTEVDVLGAHVRDELGITEMSQANPIQAALASGSAFTVGGILPLLVVLFAPLKGMEYWLYGFTILFLIILGAFAAKTGGSKISTALVRITIWGTIAMGLSAFVGYLFGVNV
- a CDS encoding amino acid permease, encoding MSNLWKTKSLAQLLQTADESEKGLKRTLSAASLVALGIGAIIGAGLFSLTGIASAENAGPAVVYSFILAALGCAFAGLCYAEFASMIPVAGSAYTYSYATMGEFMAWIIGWDLVLEYALGAATVAASWSQYVAKFMLTFGVTLPNSLLHGPWDETPGYLNLPAIIIICLLSLLLIKGTKESALINNILVILKVTVVLVFIALGWGFINPANHDPFIPINQGEVLMSQGKMGFFEFFHSDYFGKYGWSGILRGAGVVFFAFIGFDAVSTAAQEAKNPQKGMPIGIIGSLIICTVLYVLFSYVLTGLENYVNFKGDASPVTTAFAKTGYTFLNAALTIAIIAGYTSVMLVMLMGQSRVFYSMSVDGLLPKFFSDLHSKSSTPWKTNVVFMIFVSLFAGFVPVSDLGHMVSIGTLFAFSLVCIGIIVMRKTNPDAVRGFRVPLVPFLPILGVVICVALMAGLPIESWERLGIWLALGLIIYFLYGQKNSKINDTH
- the hemN gene encoding oxygen-independent coproporphyrinogen III oxidase is translated as MNSLIDKYNIPGPRYTSYPTVPFWDDASFTSELWQESVIRTFNETNDSEGISVYIHLPFCEKLCTFCACHKRITKQHSVETPYLESVLKEWDLYVKLFGRTPKIKELHLGGGTPTFFSPENLKILLEGIFSKAEIAENPEFSFEGHPNNTTRGHLQTLYDLGFRRASFGVQDYDPQVQKAINRIQPFENVKNVTDMAREIGYKGVSHDLVFGLPFHTWEKMEYTIRKTLELKPDRLAFYSYAHVPWIKGVGQRGFDENDLPSGEEKRKLYTNGKKLLEELGYIEVGMDHFALPHDDLYQSMVSGDIHRNFMGYSSSKTKLMVGLGMSAISDSWYAFAQSNKSVEEYQKIVEDGIIPVVKGHILNQEDLVIRQHILNLMCRLETSWDLQTSFPEIENALEALKEMQTDGLVEITDNKIKITEKGRAFTRNVAMTFDLRMMRNKPETRIFSMTI
- the pnuC gene encoding nicotinamide riboside transporter PnuC translates to MNFYDLFLQPYESYDGYQIALEITATIFGLLSVFFSIRKNIWVYPTGIISTVLYVYILYKFGLLGDMMINFYYTVMSIYGWILWSRSSKDHIHVEVSWATNKEWVFATALFLISLLLVTIVYYYKPFIDNHFSMENVQLGLYHLDWANWLDVLTTAIFLVGMWLMAKRKIENWIFWIVGDLICIPMMIYKGLGITSLQFFVFTAMAFVGYFEWKKTSQGKHIN
- the dapF gene encoding diaminopimelate epimerase, coding for MQNTIEFFKYQGTGNDFVMIDNRDLQFPKDQQIIEKICDRRFGIGGDGLILLENDASANFKMVYYNSDGNESTMCGNGGRCIVAFAHFLDLFEGHVTFIAIDGLHEAEIQNGVIKLKMIDVESIKRIDGNFELNTGSPHYVTFVEKLKNYKVYENGNIIRNSASYCQEGINVNFVEKIYEDEIFIRTYERGVEDETFSCGTGATASALVFLKDKNQSSVKVKVLGGNLKVYAEQDGAGFKNIWLEGPAKQVFKGKINI
- a CDS encoding Crp/Fnr family transcriptional regulator, which translates into the protein MILTEIFQADLVKEIQDSGNLKHFSAGETIINMDSYIKNIPVVISGSIKVFRTENDGREILLYYLTPGESCIVSILAGMKNETSTIKALVEEDAELMMIPADKAKDWVKKYPDWTDFIFNLYQKRFEELLHIVNSVAFQKIDTRLLHLIKQKTQLYNSKEISVTHQQLADELGITREAASRVLKQMEKEKLLILSRNKIELL
- a CDS encoding WD40/YVTN/BNR-like repeat-containing protein — protein: MNKILLVLFSAMSLGVFAQNVSFSTLLKDDISIRALQINDGKVWYTGTDSKFGYVNINDSTEKKQLILSDKKFQFRTLAQTRTAFYTVNIESPAYFFKINKKDLSSRIIAADTVKTAFFDAFIFDQKNRGLAVSDPYKDGKAHFKLFFNSKVPVHSYPSYLPGEAHFAASNSNIAMKGNNIWIASGGTHARIFKNNLKKPNIWNVYKTPFIQGTSSQGIYSIDFYNDQFGIAVGGDYTKQEENINNIATTNDGGKTWEIQASGTNGGYKTCVKIRPKSKGKDIVAVGDQNIEFSSDYGKTWKIISEEKGLYVCEWVDANTLVFAGKNRIIKMKLNEQ